In a genomic window of Prosthecochloris marina:
- a CDS encoding Na(+)-translocating NADH-quinone reductase subunit A — MKVIRLKKGHNLAIAGQPEKLLVNAGQPARLKIRPLDFRGIKPKLLVKEGDHVNTGTPVLYNKIFPDMFVTAPGAGRVVNIVIGERRVVKEIVIDLDRTESFESFERFNEQSVPTLSPDTIKKQLLRSGLWPVIRQRPFSSVADPEKLPKAVFIPATPTAPFAPDTDYLLEQDTTGLQMGLSVLKRLTGKPVHLVAGNDSSSTALGGAKDVVLHRFSGPHPAGNVGIHIHHIAPIRNRDDIVWYVSLQDVMRVGRFFLKGILPVEKIVTVGGESVEKRHYIKIRQGMMLKDVLWGNPVERGARLVSGDLLTGLQCVAEDPLGFYHDTVSVIPESARRDFFGWLVPGLHKYSLTNLFLSRLVNNRGTHLDTRMHGSKRVIIPFGNIESVLPMNILPTFLIKMILAEDIDEMEKLGIYECDPEDFALCSFIDASKMEVAEIIRQGLEYVEKNG, encoded by the coding sequence ATGAAGGTAATTCGACTGAAGAAAGGTCATAATCTTGCGATTGCCGGCCAGCCGGAAAAACTTCTGGTCAATGCAGGGCAACCTGCTCGTTTGAAGATCAGGCCGTTGGATTTTCGCGGGATCAAGCCGAAACTGCTGGTCAAGGAAGGCGATCACGTCAACACCGGGACTCCGGTGTTGTACAACAAAATCTTCCCTGATATGTTCGTGACCGCACCGGGGGCCGGTCGGGTTGTGAACATTGTTATTGGGGAGCGGCGTGTCGTCAAAGAGATTGTTATCGATCTCGACCGAACCGAGTCATTTGAATCGTTCGAACGTTTCAATGAACAATCGGTTCCCACTCTTTCACCCGATACGATAAAAAAGCAGCTGCTGCGTTCAGGTCTCTGGCCGGTTATCCGGCAACGTCCCTTTTCCTCTGTGGCGGATCCCGAAAAATTACCGAAAGCCGTTTTCATACCGGCAACGCCAACGGCACCTTTCGCTCCGGATACGGATTATCTCCTCGAGCAGGATACTACAGGATTGCAGATGGGCCTGTCGGTCCTGAAAAGGCTTACGGGAAAGCCGGTTCATCTCGTTGCCGGAAATGACAGCTCGAGTACAGCGCTTGGCGGTGCTAAAGATGTTGTTCTCCACCGTTTCAGCGGACCGCATCCTGCAGGAAATGTAGGTATTCATATTCATCACATTGCTCCTATCAGGAACCGTGACGATATTGTCTGGTATGTGTCACTGCAGGATGTTATGCGGGTCGGCCGTTTTTTCCTCAAAGGGATTCTGCCGGTTGAAAAAATTGTCACCGTCGGGGGGGAATCGGTGGAAAAAAGGCACTATATAAAGATCCGGCAGGGTATGATGCTTAAAGATGTCCTGTGGGGAAACCCGGTTGAACGGGGTGCCCGGCTGGTTTCCGGAGACTTGCTTACCGGTTTGCAGTGTGTGGCAGAAGATCCGCTTGGATTTTATCACGACACCGTTTCGGTTATACCGGAAAGCGCCCGGCGTGATTTCTTCGGGTGGCTTGTGCCGGGGCTCCATAAATATTCTTTGACCAATCTCTTTTTATCCCGCCTTGTCAACAATCGGGGAACGCATCTCGATACCCGTATGCACGGCAGTAAGAGAGTTATTATTCCTTTCGGTAATATCGAGTCTGTTCTGCCTATGAATATTCTTCCCACATTTCTGATAAAGATGATTCTTGCCGAAGATATTGACGAGATGGAGAAGCTGGGAATCTATGAGTGTGACCCTGAGGATTTCGCGCTGTGCTCCTTTATCGATGCATCGAAAATGGAGGTTGCCGAGATTATTCGTCAAGGGCTGGAATATGTAGAGAAAAACGGTTAG
- a CDS encoding molybdopterin-containing oxidoreductase family protein, which produces MNHGHDLNRRDFLKISSLFLAGSAAISSQVGQALSSTNTAFAKDDREEVVHSFCEHCFWRCGIAAHVRNGKIYKITGSEHHPLSNGKLCPRGTGGIGQIYDPDRLAHPIIRERKGGKSSLRKASWDEAITYTAEKLYQIKEKYGPEAIAMLHHGYGYTFFKEMFKAFGVNKFAKPSYDFCCGPRLQGYTMTYGHGTGTPEGIDMMNSKYLLFFGTHYGENMHNTAVQEISEGIRRGLKIVVFDPRFSTLAGKAEKWLPIKPGTDIAMMQALMNVLISEELYDKKFVAENTVGFDELWAEIQHMTPEKAATITDIPADEIREIARTFASYAPAAAVHPGRRTQWYADGTQRVRAIAILNALTGNYKMPGGVVKYEKFKLPKPEAHPHPHFKKDVWSKYPFFVQTKPENSITSHEVVQQTLEKEVRAWFVYGVNVPETITLGRKTAIEAMQKLDFMVAVDTLPMEVTGYADIVLPECTYLERYDDLDGGRPYRTPFVSLRQPVVEPMFDSKPGNEIARMMAEKLELHGVFEDSVETYLDKRLNKVGSSLEEVKKTGVLVGEPTNLYRKPGEKLTFKTPSGKIELASAQLKSAGFDAVPKYIKHPEPPQGYYRILTGRKPMLTFGRTANNRFLNELPTARENEIWVNPRIAQKHALSHGEYVHLKNQAGIVSEFPIKVKVTERIREDSVYMVHGYGHYYKKLKWAYKKGASHNQLISKADIDQSTGAVGFQNNFVTFIKEA; this is translated from the coding sequence ATGAACCATGGTCATGATTTGAACCGCAGAGATTTTTTAAAGATATCGTCTCTGTTTTTAGCTGGATCCGCTGCGATTTCTAGTCAGGTCGGGCAGGCTTTGTCAAGCACAAACACTGCCTTTGCGAAAGACGACAGGGAAGAAGTTGTTCATTCATTCTGCGAACATTGCTTCTGGCGTTGTGGTATTGCAGCACACGTGCGTAACGGTAAAATCTACAAGATCACCGGTTCGGAGCACCATCCGCTCAGCAACGGAAAACTCTGTCCGCGAGGCACAGGAGGAATCGGGCAGATTTACGATCCCGACAGGCTCGCTCACCCGATCATCAGAGAACGAAAAGGGGGCAAAAGCAGTCTCCGCAAAGCCTCGTGGGATGAAGCCATCACCTATACAGCCGAAAAGCTTTACCAGATAAAGGAAAAATATGGCCCCGAAGCCATTGCAATGCTTCATCATGGTTATGGTTACACCTTTTTCAAGGAGATGTTCAAAGCGTTCGGTGTGAACAAATTTGCGAAGCCATCATACGATTTTTGCTGTGGACCGCGTCTTCAAGGCTATACCATGACCTACGGCCACGGCACCGGCACTCCTGAAGGCATCGATATGATGAACAGTAAATATTTGCTCTTTTTCGGTACTCATTACGGCGAAAACATGCATAACACCGCCGTTCAGGAAATTTCTGAGGGTATTCGCCGCGGCCTCAAAATCGTAGTGTTCGATCCCCGATTCTCGACACTTGCAGGAAAAGCCGAAAAATGGCTGCCGATAAAACCCGGAACGGACATCGCCATGATGCAGGCTCTCATGAACGTCCTCATCAGCGAAGAGCTTTACGACAAGAAATTCGTTGCGGAAAACACCGTAGGATTTGATGAGCTGTGGGCTGAAATCCAGCACATGACTCCTGAAAAAGCGGCAACCATCACCGACATTCCGGCAGATGAAATCCGTGAAATTGCCAGAACTTTTGCAAGCTACGCTCCGGCAGCGGCAGTCCATCCAGGACGAAGAACACAGTGGTACGCCGATGGAACACAACGGGTACGCGCCATTGCCATACTCAATGCATTGACCGGTAATTACAAAATGCCCGGCGGTGTTGTCAAATATGAAAAATTCAAGCTGCCGAAACCCGAAGCTCATCCCCATCCTCATTTCAAGAAAGACGTCTGGAGCAAGTATCCTTTTTTTGTACAAACCAAGCCGGAAAACTCCATTACCTCCCACGAGGTAGTTCAGCAAACGCTTGAAAAAGAAGTAAGAGCCTGGTTTGTTTATGGGGTGAACGTTCCCGAAACCATTACCCTTGGACGGAAAACCGCAATCGAAGCGATGCAGAAACTCGATTTCATGGTCGCTGTCGATACACTGCCGATGGAAGTCACCGGATATGCAGATATCGTGCTTCCGGAATGTACCTATCTTGAACGCTATGATGACCTCGACGGCGGAAGGCCTTACCGGACACCGTTTGTCTCGCTGCGCCAGCCTGTGGTGGAACCGATGTTCGACAGTAAGCCCGGCAATGAAATCGCGAGAATGATGGCTGAAAAACTCGAGCTGCACGGTGTTTTCGAAGACAGTGTCGAGACCTATCTCGACAAGCGGCTGAACAAAGTCGGCAGTTCGCTCGAGGAAGTCAAAAAAACAGGTGTGCTCGTCGGTGAACCAACCAACCTCTACCGCAAACCCGGGGAAAAATTAACCTTCAAAACCCCAAGCGGTAAAATAGAGCTTGCCTCTGCACAGTTGAAATCAGCCGGTTTCGATGCCGTTCCAAAGTACATCAAGCATCCCGAACCTCCACAGGGTTACTACAGGATCCTGACAGGGCGCAAACCGATGCTGACCTTCGGACGTACTGCAAACAACCGTTTTCTGAACGAACTGCCGACAGCGAGAGAAAACGAAATCTGGGTCAACCCCAGGATAGCCCAAAAGCACGCTCTATCACATGGAGAGTATGTGCATCTGAAAAATCAGGCCGGTATCGTATCGGAATTCCCCATAAAAGTAAAGGTTACCGAACGTATCAGGGAAGATTCGGTGTATATGGTTCACGGCTACGGCCACTATTATAAAAAACTGAAATGGGCTTACAAAAAAGGTGCCTCCCATAACCAGCTTATCTCAAAGGCTGACATTGATCAAAGCACCGGCGCCGTAGGCTTTCAAAACAATTTTGTGACTTTTATCAAGGAGGCATAA
- a CDS encoding 4Fe-4S dicluster domain-containing protein — protein sequence MADKKNYGMVIDTRVCVACSACVYACKSENSIPEGYCRDWVVQETNGTYPRLSMENRSERCQHCAKAPCVIYCPTGASHYAEDGTVQINRSRCTGCKACLAACPYDARYVHPEGFADKCSLCKHRIDKGLETACVSVCPTTSLNLVDLNNHEEEALKMMNGKEVYRQKEHAGTKPSLYWISARNKPGA from the coding sequence GTGGCTGATAAGAAAAATTACGGAATGGTTATCGACACACGCGTTTGTGTCGCTTGTTCTGCATGCGTCTATGCATGCAAGTCAGAAAACAGCATACCGGAAGGCTATTGTCGCGACTGGGTCGTACAGGAAACAAATGGCACCTATCCCAGGCTCAGCATGGAAAACCGTTCGGAACGCTGCCAGCACTGTGCAAAAGCACCATGCGTGATTTATTGCCCGACCGGAGCGTCCCACTACGCCGAAGATGGAACCGTTCAGATCAACCGCTCACGCTGTACCGGTTGTAAGGCCTGTCTTGCCGCATGCCCCTATGACGCACGGTACGTCCATCCTGAAGGCTTTGCAGACAAATGCTCACTCTGCAAGCACAGGATCGACAAAGGTCTTGAAACCGCATGCGTCTCGGTTTGCCCGACGACCAGCCTGAACCTCGTGGATCTGAACAATCACGAAGAAGAGGCATTGAAGATGATGAACGGAAAGGAGGTCTACCGGCAAAAAGAACATGCAGGTACTAAACCGAGCCTCTACTGGATTTCAGCAAGGAACAAACCCGGAGCATAA
- the nrfD gene encoding NrfD/PsrC family molybdoenzyme membrane anchor subunit encodes MTETTTEIISTKMNPNVIPHLHIWEWHIPLYLFLGGLAGGLLIITAVMIVAKRHFGIGPQDEGEGCPCLAIRLGSALAPILLGIGMLFLFLDLANKFYVWAFYTTVQPTSPMSAGSWILIAFFPMAVLQAMLVNKQFLRNLNIGIVNKLIDWTEDHLTIVALLNAHIGIGIGIYTGIMLSFFYARPLWSSSILGMLFLVSGISSAAALLLLFAPKHEKPIYSKIDANALWIEMIIVGLFVLGGITGPANTSGAMMHLIAGDHQLAGMSYMLWFWGGFVALGLIVPMFLEFLEAIGVHIKYPLVAPVLVLMGGLILRFLIVFAGQTYHTFM; translated from the coding sequence ATGACAGAAACAACGACGGAAATCATATCGACGAAAATGAACCCGAATGTGATTCCACATCTGCACATTTGGGAATGGCATATTCCGCTCTATCTTTTTCTCGGCGGACTTGCTGGAGGATTGCTCATCATCACCGCAGTAATGATCGTAGCCAAGCGACATTTTGGCATCGGCCCACAAGACGAGGGGGAAGGCTGCCCTTGCCTCGCTATCAGGCTCGGCTCGGCACTTGCCCCTATATTGCTCGGCATCGGTATGCTGTTTCTTTTTCTCGATCTCGCCAACAAGTTCTATGTCTGGGCGTTCTACACCACTGTCCAGCCTACGTCACCCATGTCGGCCGGAAGCTGGATACTGATCGCTTTTTTCCCGATGGCCGTATTACAGGCTATGCTGGTTAACAAACAGTTCCTGCGCAATCTGAACATCGGGATCGTCAATAAACTCATCGACTGGACCGAGGATCATCTTACCATTGTTGCACTTCTCAATGCTCACATCGGGATCGGTATCGGCATTTATACCGGAATTATGCTCTCTTTCTTCTACGCACGTCCTCTTTGGTCAAGCTCTATTCTGGGAATGCTTTTTCTTGTTTCCGGTATCTCAAGTGCAGCAGCACTCTTGCTTCTTTTTGCTCCAAAACATGAAAAACCGATCTACAGCAAGATAGACGCCAATGCCCTCTGGATCGAGATGATAATTGTCGGCCTTTTCGTCCTCGGAGGCATTACAGGACCGGCCAATACAAGCGGAGCCATGATGCACCTGATCGCTGGTGACCACCAGTTGGCAGGCATGTCGTATATGCTGTGGTTCTGGGGAGGTTTTGTAGCACTGGGGCTTATCGTACCGATGTTCCTCGAGTTTCTTGAAGCTATAGGAGTACATATCAAGTATCCCCTGGTCGCCCCTGTTCTTGTACTGATGGGCGGTTTGATACTTCGCTTCCTTATCGTTTTTGCAGGGCAAACTTATCACACATTCATGTGA
- a CDS encoding SOUL family heme-binding protein encodes MNIVLLLLSSFLLAGCSVLGKRTAEEAQYTVLRSEGVYEVRQYQPMILAETAMEGDYRSTSGKAFSKLASYIFGGNKADSSIDMTTPVIQEQRSEEIAMTAPVIQQKSGEKWVTAFVMPQKYTMETIPKPLDEDIVLREVPERRVAAIRYSGLHSEKNILKYSEKLNEWIAQNGYRPVSGPRMASFDPPWTLPFLRRNEVHIDIE; translated from the coding sequence ATGAATATCGTTTTGTTGCTGCTATCGAGCTTTTTGCTTGCCGGTTGTTCTGTTCTGGGGAAGCGGACAGCGGAAGAGGCGCAGTATACAGTATTGAGAAGCGAAGGGGTGTATGAGGTTCGGCAATATCAGCCGATGATTCTTGCTGAAACGGCAATGGAAGGAGATTACCGGTCGACAAGTGGAAAAGCATTCAGTAAACTGGCGAGTTATATTTTCGGTGGCAACAAAGCGGATTCGAGTATTGACATGACAACACCTGTTATTCAGGAGCAGCGGAGTGAAGAAATCGCGATGACAGCTCCGGTAATTCAGCAAAAGTCAGGGGAAAAATGGGTGACAGCATTTGTCATGCCCCAAAAATACACCATGGAAACCATTCCTAAACCCCTTGATGAGGATATTGTGCTGAGAGAGGTACCGGAGAGGAGAGTCGCTGCAATCCGCTATTCCGGCCTTCATTCCGAAAAAAATATTTTAAAATATTCGGAAAAACTCAACGAGTGGATCGCTCAGAACGGATATCGTCCGGTATCGGGACCAAGGATGGCAAGTTTCGATCCTCCATGGACATTGCCTTTTTTGAGGAGGAACGAGGTGCACATCGATATTGAATGA
- a CDS encoding HdeD family acid-resistance protein, protein MNEVQTGKPSEIWWLVLLRGIVLSLFGLLLVTATGAALSTLVLFLGIYWFIHGIFSLVSIFTGRSSLHWGLLLLDGLIGIFAGVFVLNHPLCTAFLIPTTLVVMLVVFGFIMGSINLLQGIKGDGAGAIILGIINVLFALFLLSHPALVAMFASFLPITIGVLAIIGGVALLFNAFSMR, encoded by the coding sequence ATGAATGAAGTTCAAACCGGTAAACCTTCTGAAATCTGGTGGCTCGTTCTGCTGCGTGGAATCGTGCTGAGTTTGTTTGGGTTACTGCTTGTTACGGCAACAGGGGCAGCCCTTTCAACCCTGGTGCTTTTTCTTGGAATCTACTGGTTCATCCATGGTATTTTTTCTCTCGTCAGCATTTTTACAGGTCGCTCGTCACTGCATTGGGGTTTGCTGTTGCTGGATGGCTTGATAGGTATTTTTGCTGGTGTTTTTGTACTGAATCACCCGCTTTGCACAGCTTTTTTGATTCCGACCACACTCGTTGTTATGCTTGTGGTTTTTGGCTTTATCATGGGATCGATAAATCTGCTTCAGGGCATAAAGGGGGATGGAGCCGGAGCGATTATTCTTGGTATAATCAACGTTCTTTTTGCTCTGTTTCTGCTTTCTCATCCCGCACTGGTCGCCATGTTTGCTTCTTTTTTACCGATTACCATAGGGGTGCTTGCGATTATCGGAGGTGTTGCACTTCTTTTCAATGCATTCAGCATGCGTTAA
- a CDS encoding DinB family protein, with the protein MNWSELLTQEIESTYAVTKGLFELTDDEMLQWKPATGSNWMTTGQLLKHITIACGGSMRGFVTGDWGLPEGVDVHSLSTEEMLAPAETMQAVGSVAEAKKLLEEDERLALSLVSECSEKDLDTKQTTAPWDQTELILGHRLLQMVDHLKVHKAQLFYYLKLQNKAVHTGNLWGM; encoded by the coding sequence ATGAACTGGAGCGAACTGCTGACACAAGAGATCGAGTCAACCTACGCAGTCACGAAAGGGCTGTTTGAACTGACCGATGATGAAATGCTACAGTGGAAGCCCGCTACGGGAAGCAACTGGATGACCACCGGTCAACTCCTTAAACACATCACTATTGCCTGTGGTGGAAGTATGCGCGGATTTGTTACCGGCGACTGGGGTTTGCCTGAGGGAGTCGATGTGCATAGCCTGTCCACCGAGGAGATGCTGGCTCCTGCTGAAACAATGCAGGCGGTTGGGAGCGTAGCTGAAGCGAAGAAGCTGTTGGAGGAAGACGAGCGGCTTGCGCTTTCTCTGGTGTCGGAATGCAGCGAAAAAGATCTTGACACAAAACAAACGACAGCTCCCTGGGATCAAACCGAGTTGATACTTGGCCACCGCCTGCTTCAAATGGTCGATCACCTGAAAGTGCACAAGGCACAGCTGTTCTATTACCTGAAACTTCAGAACAAAGCGGTCCATACCGGTAACCTTTGGGGCATGTAA